A genomic stretch from Solanum stenotomum isolate F172 chromosome 8, ASM1918654v1, whole genome shotgun sequence includes:
- the LOC125873332 gene encoding nucleobase-ascorbate transporter 6-like, with protein sequence MAGGGGGGGGAAPAAKASEPVPHPPKDQLPNVSYCITSPPPWPEAILLGFQHYLVMLGTIVIIPTALVPQMGGGNEEKAQVIQTSLFVAGLNTLLQSIFGTRLPAVIGGSYTFVAPTISIILSGQWNDEDPVSKFKKIMRATQGALIVASTLQIVLGFSGLWRNVTRFLSPLSAVPLVSLVGFGLYEFGFPGVAKCVEIGLPELVLLVIFSQYLAHLIRPGKNIFDRFAVLFTVIIVWIYAHLLTVGGAYNGKPPKTQASCRTDRAGLISGAQWISIPYPFQWGPPSFNAGEAFAMMMASFVALVESTGAFIAVARYASATPLPPSILSRGVGWQGVGILLSGLFGTGNGSSVSVENAGLLALTRVGSRRVVQISAAFMIFFSILGKFGAVFASIPAPIVGALYCLFFAYVGAGGLGFLQFCNLNSFRTKFILGFSVFLGLSIPQYFNEYTAVAGYGPVHTHARWFNDMANVPFQSKAFVAGIVAFFLDNTMHKKDGQTRKDRGKHWWDKFKSFKTDTRSEEFYSLPFNLNKYFPSV encoded by the exons CTGAAGCTATTCTTCTTGGATTTCAGCATTATCTTGTTATGCTTGGTACCATAGTTATCATTCCTACTGCTCTAGTTCCCCAAATGGGAGGTGGAAAT GAGGAAAAAGCCCAAGTTATTCAGACATCGCTATTCGTCGCTGGGCTGAACACCTTGTTGCAGTCTATCTTTGGGACTAGACTGCCTGCTGTGATTGGAGGGTCTTATACCTTTGTTGCACCTACAATCTCGATTATCCTTTCTGGACAATGGAATGACGAAGATCCTGTGTCG AAATTCAAGAAGATAATGCGGGCCACCCAAGGTGCCCTTATTGTTGCTTCAACCCTTCAGATTGTCCTAGGCTTCAGTGGTCTCTGGCGCAATGTTACAAG GTTTCTGAGCCCACTTTCAGCTGTTCCTTTGGTTTCTCTTGTTGGCTTTGGTCTTTATGAGTTTGGTTTTCCTGGG GTTGCCAAATGTGTTGAAATTGGGTTGCCAGAGCTAGTCCTTTTAGTCATTTTCTCTCAG TATTTGGCACACCTGATACGTCCAGGGAAGAATATATTTGATCGTTTTGCTGTTCTTTTCACGGTGATCATTGTATGGATTTATGCACACCTACTCACTGTGGGTGGGGCTTACAATGGAAAGCCACCAAAGACACAAGCAAGCTGCAGAACTGACCGTGCTGGACTGATTAGTGGTGCTCAATG GATTAGTATTCCTTACCCTTTCCAATGGGGACCTCCTTCATTCAATGCTGGTGAAGCATTTGCTATGATGATGGCTAGTTTTGTTGCTCTTGTAGAG TCCACTGGTGCTTTTATTGCAGTTGCAAGATATGCAAGTGCCACTCCcttaccaccatccatacttaGTCGTGGTGTTGGTTGGCAG GGAGTTGGCATTCTACTATCAGGATTATTTGGCACTGGGAATGGATCTTCTGTATCCGT GGAGAATGCTGGTCTTTTAGCATTGACACGTGTTGGCAGTAGAAGAGTTGTTCAGATATCTGCTGCGttcatgattttcttttcaattcttg GGAAATTTGGAGCTGTCTTTGCTTCAATTCCTGCACCTATTGTTGGTGCTTTGTATTGCCTTTTCTTCGCTTATGTAG GCGCTGGAGGCTTAGGCTTTCTTCAGTTCTGCAATCTTAATAGTTTCCGCACCAAGTTTATATTAGGTTTCTCCGTCTTTCTTGGCTTGTCCATTCCACAGTACTTCAATGAGTATACTGCTGTTGCTGGTTATGGACCTGTTCACACACATGCAAGATGG TTCAACGACATGGCCAACGTGCCCTTTCAATCAAAAGCTTTTGTGGCGGGTATCGTGGCCTTTTTCCTAGACAACACTATGCACAAAAAGGATGGCCAGACAAGAAAGGACAGAGGCAAGCACTGGTGGGACAAATTCAAGTCCTTCAAGACTGACACAAGAAGTGAGGAATTCTACTCCCTCCCATTCAATCTGAACAAGTATTTCCCATCTGTGTGA
- the LOC125872519 gene encoding agamous-like MADS-box protein AGL103, whose amino-acid sequence MVDSTSNQAMADEDQSKKAEEDQNKKKTNNPKSYQVRKECIKRKSMELATLCDIKVCTVITGPNGELQTWPDNLDACKEVLDLYSQNLKPEKKHKESSTPIPKPEEEQGEKDLLSIVESKLVAVNRRIRFLENKNIALADKGKRKRIE is encoded by the coding sequence ATGGTAGACTCTACATCGAATCAAGCTATGGCAGACGAAGATCAAAGCAAGAAGGCAGAAGAAGAtcaaaacaagaagaaaacaaacaatcCCAAGTCTTATCAGGTGAGGAAAGAATGCATAAAGAGGAAATCAATGGAACTTGCAACTCTTTGCGATATCAAGGTTTGTACTGTTATTACTGGTCCTAATGGGGAACTGCAAACTTGGCCTGACAATTTGGATGCCTGTAAAGAAGTTCTTGATCTCTACTCTCAAAATCTGAAACCCGAAAAAAAGCACAAGGAATCATCAACACCAATACCAAAACCAGAAGAAGAACAAGGAGAGAAAGATCTCCTATCGATAGTTGAATCAAAGCTTGTTGCTGTCAACAGGAGAATTCGTTTCTTGGAGAACAAGAATATTGCCCTTGCTGATAAGgggaaaagaaagagaataGAGTGA
- the LOC125873340 gene encoding LIM domain-containing protein WLIM1-like, which produces MASFGGTTQKCKACEKTVYLVDQLTADNKVYHKACFRCHHCKGTLKLSNYNSFEGVLYCRPHFDQLFKMTGSLDKSFEGAPKTVRERSADQGSNSKVSSLFGGTQDKCVACKKTVYPLEKVAVDGTSYHRPCFKCSHGGCVISPSNYVAHEHRLYCRHHHTQLFKERGNFSQMEDHEKN; this is translated from the exons ATGGCAAGTTTTGGAGGGACAACTCAGAAGTGTAAGGCTTGTGAAAAAACTGTTTACTTGGTGGATCAACTTACTGCTGACAATAAGGTTTATCATAAAGCCTGTTTCAGATGCCACCATTGTAAGGGTACACTCAAG ctGAGTAATTATAACTCCTTCGAAGGAGTTTTGTACTGCCGGCCTCACTTTGACCAGCTATTCAAAATGACAGGAAGTCTGGATAAGAGTTTCGAAG gGGCTCCGAAAACTGTCAGGGAACGTTCTGCGGATCAG GGATCAAACAGTAAGGTTTCAAGTTTGTTTGGCGGAACTCAAGATAAATGTGTTGCTTGCAAGAAAACTGTTTATCCCCTGGAAAAG GTAGCAGTGGATGGCACTTCGTACCACAGGCCTTGTTTCAAATGCAGCCATGGAGGATGTGTGATCAGTCCATCAAACTATGTAGCTCATGAGCATAGATTGTACTGTAGGCACCATCACACTCAACTCTTCAAGGAGAGAGGCAACTTCAGCCAAATGGAAGACCATGAGAAAAACTAA
- the LOC125873341 gene encoding uncharacterized protein LOC125873341: protein MGNCQAIDNAALLLQHPNGKVEKLYSSVTAHQIMKINSGHYVSLLLTTTTTTTANNNTPVRVRRIKLLKPNDTLVLGQIYRLVTAQEVMKGLCAKKYAKLKQLEYSCEKLTQKSNLNVKESVKRSVQENSKQVKQEKHRNSTGARCRAWHPSLQSISEAAC from the exons ATGGGGAATTGCCAAGCAATTGATAATGCAGCTTTGCTATTACAACATCCAAATGGCAAAGTAGAGAAGCTCTATTCATCTGTCACTGCTCACcaaatcatgaaaataaattcTGGTCATTATGTTTCTCTTCTTCTCACCACCACCACTACCACCACCGCCAACAATAATACGCCGGTACGAGTTAGGCGAATAAAGCTTCTCAAACCTAATGATACACTTGTTCTTGGTCAGATTTACAGACTAGTTACTGCTCAAG AGGTAATGAAAGGATTGTGCGCAAAGAAGTATGCAAAGCTGAAGCAGTTAGAATATTCATGTGAAAAATTGactcaaaaatcaaatttgaatgTTAAAGAAAGTGTTAAAAGATCTGTTCAGGAGAATTCTAAACAG gtTAAACAGGAAAAACATAGAAACTCAACAGGTGCAAGATGCAGAGCATGGCATCCCTCATTACAGAGTATATCAGAAGCTGCTTGTTGA